Part of the Pelmatolapia mariae isolate MD_Pm_ZW linkage group LG3_W, Pm_UMD_F_2, whole genome shotgun sequence genome is shown below.
tgggagatgggtggtctcgtagggtgtcttgcattgaaatctgctgcaatgacccggttacggcggccaccagatatcaacacgatttcgatccgctcctcacatgttaacctcttcgacatgtcaatggctgtgaacacagagaaacttgtaaataactcatgaaagaataaagttacgttgaaactagagctgggcgatataagattttttcatatcacgatatgtttttttcatttcaggcgataacgatatatatcacgatataagccaaataactatatttgtaagatttaaatgtgccgttgctcacaagtaaaatgtgaaataatcagtagcttgttttgatttaaatatttatttcccataataagttcaacagggtagatgtacttaaggaacatgagactttttcagataaataggcaaatattgcaaactacacaaaaggcagccgctaaagcatttaagtttcaaaatagaacaaacaaaacagactactaaattgtcaattccacttagaaacaaaatattaattctaaaaataaatcttagtttgttttacagaagaacagacaaacttttgtcaatatcaaataaactgagaactaaaaggaaattctcaaatatgtatgtatatatatatatataaataaactttagtctgacaaaagccgaatgatgaattagcgctttcagtcagagattgagcatgcaccggtttattgtatttccagacttgctttcggcacaatttacagtgcgcgctactctgttttttgtcagactagAAATAGCCCAGCGTTGGGaatgttacttttaaaatgtattccactacagattacagaatacatgccccaaaatgtattttgtaacgtgttccgttatgttactcaatgagagtaacgtattctgaatactttggattacttaatatattatcatgctttttacaactacatgaatgtactattgctgtgttatttattactattactgaaggtccgcggctccgaaccatagtaaagggacctctggctaatatgtcgggcttgtagccgaaaaatagctttactttgttgtctgggtcaactttgctagcgagagacagagagaggcgttgaaaggctgctccaacaggaACGTATtgttccggaggaaaacacaaacacagtgtacagtcgagtcttaatagcttacttacaactgggctcgtcaggcactcttcttggctgcagtggttattattatatttacatgcgtccagctcccgtttctgctcatTGACAGCTTGTAcgtttcctttttctccctcctcgcgttCACAGatacataacgggtatggcagtccattctccctgcagcacggactacactgcccatcaggctacattttttagggctatgcctgtagcattctgcctattagcttagcacaacaacaacaacaagaaaaaggcgctctctcacccaggaaacacacagagagagcgcgtcaccctgtaaccatggcaaccgtaacgctgccgcctgaaCAACAggacaaacaaaacccaaacagtcctgacccgcgacaatatgaaacaggaaaataccgccgtgtaatccctttatttcagcaaagtaactgtattctgaataccacctttttaaacggtaactgtaacggaatacagttactcatattttgtattttaaatacgtaacggcggtacatgtattccgttactccccaacactgaatagccgaaataccttcacactacggaacttctatggcccttccgttcgacaatctctttGGCATTGGAACCAGggtttctcttcggtaaccttcggtcacgctctcggttgatttttctctagtcggcacactcatttcctccattaccggGGCGGCACGGCGGCtagctgcttcccaaacaaatacacatgtgcggcttggcacttgtgctgtacgtaacaagtcacgtgacgtgatgctgcggctgtgattggttcggctctgcactacttaatttggattggctgttctttttttttttaagagagcaagagagatgaggtctatcgcaatagtttaatttttctatcgagaaaaagttatttcgcaatacgtatcgttatatcgcccagctctagttgaaactaagcacaccattgtttttcttgtgacattaccaataagtttgatgtgtcacatggccctcttcctattgaaaaaacaaaagttgtatccaagatggccgacttctaaatggccaccatggtcaccacccatcttgaggagtttgccccctcactaTAAAAGACACATCTCCTGGATGCACTGGTACGCATCTTCAGTGATGTATTCTGGGGTCATCAGGTGTTTCGGGTCTCACAACATCATACACCCTCGCCCAGGCGACCCAGCCGGGGGTGATCAGGCCCCGACTTGCGTACCAGTAGCTACCCACGGATCAGCCCTCTTGATCCACAGCCACCTTGTGGCTTTCTCTGCCGCTTCACTCACAGCCTGGATGGCCCTCTTCTTGGCTGCCCCAGCCACGCCCAGCTGGCCTAGGACTTTGCAGAGTGATCGTCCTGCAAAGCCCCTACAACCCACTTCTATGGGCTCATAGAAAGTCTTCCAGCCCCTTCCCCTGCACTCCTGCACTAGTTCCTGGTACTTTCCTCGTTTCCTTTCATTGGCCTCCTCGATCCGCTCTTCCCAAGGCACTGTGAGTTCCAGCATGATCAGCTGTTTTGAGGCCTCAGAAATAATTATCATGTCTGGCCGGAGGGATGTTTTTGCAATGTTCTGAGGGAACTTTAGCTGTTTACCCAGGTCAGCCTGTAGCTGCCAATCAGAGGCTGTGTTGAGGAGGCCGGATGTTAAATTCGGGCGCACCTGGGGTTTCTCTCCAGCCTTGATGAAAGAGATTGCCTTCCTCGGAGCATGATGATGCTTGCTGGTGCTGATTGCTGAGACAATCTTTTCAGCAACTACTCTGAGCACCTGGTCGTGCCGCCAACGATACCGACCATCGGCCAGGGCCCTTGGGCAGCTGCTAAGGAGGTGTTCTAGGGTCCCTCTTCCAGAGCACAGGGGAGAGACAGGTGTCTCGCTCTTCCCCCACAGATGGAGGTTTGCTGGGCTTGGCAGAGTGTCGTATACTGCCTGCACTAGGAATCGGATCCGGTGGAAGTCTGCCTGCATGATGTTTGCCCAGGTGACCTTGCGCTGCAAGGTGCTCTCCCACCTTGTCCATGCTCCCTGCCGCTTAAGGCCTACAGCTCTACTTACTCGCtcctcctccacacctgctcGGACCTCTTCCTGGAGTAGCTGGTGTCTCTCCTTTCCCTGTGCCCTGCTGACCTGGGCCTTTGGGAAGTACCCCAAGCCTGCTCCCCCTGTTGCTAAGACCCCCACCAGTGTTTTCTGCCTTAGGCGTGACTCTGCCACCTCAACTGCCTTCTCAGCCTTCCACTTTCTTCCTGTCCTTACCTCAATACCTGCTGATGCCACCTTGCAGTCTTTAGAATCTCTGTACTGTAGGGCTTCTCGTGTGCGAGCCACCTTGAACTCTTCTGTGAGGCCACTGAAAGGTAACTGCAAGCTGTTGCTTGCCCCATACAAGGCAGCGCTGGTGAGACTGCGGGGAAGTCCCAGCCACTTACGAAGAAAGCCACTGATCTTCCTTTCAAGAGATTCCACAGTAGTTATTGGAACTGTATAGACAAGCAAGGGCCACAGGATTCGGGGCAGGATGGAATGCTGGTAGATCCAGGCTTTAAATCTTCCAGGCAGGCCGGACTTATCCACCTTAATGAGCCACGCTCCCAGCTCCTCATTTGCCTTCTGAATGGCAGTAGAGTCTTTCAGGCTGGAGTCAAAGAGTTTCCCCAAGCTCTTGACTGGTTGTTCCGTTATGGATGGAATAATGTggactaatgtgccacaaacaggactttaatatcaccaaccattcccattttattacggtgtatccatataaatggcccgcCCTGTAGATCCATTCATATGTTTAGGCTTATTCTACCATTTTATGCACTGTGATGATCAAATGAACAAACCTCTGCAGCATTATTCTCTTATATTATTGAAAGcaaaaagattttgtttttgctttttatttgtagATCTCTATCACCCATTCCTCTAAATTTTCTCTGACAGGAACAGGTAGAAAAGGCCTTGTTACACTGGTTGTGAATACAGATCACAGTCCTCTGCTATGTGAACAAAGCAGTCCTATTGCAGGCACAAACCAGTAAATGCTCACTGTTATGTGAGCGAGCACAGATCCTGAAGCAAAGAGGCCTACAGCTCTACTTACTCGCtcctcctccacacctgctcGGACCTCTTCCTGGAGTCCAAAGAGTCTTGTCAGTCATTGTAATTATTTTCCTTGATTATTGTTGTTCATGTATTTTTGGTTCCACGTCTCTGTGTCAAGtcttctaataataataatgtatactttattaatcccgtaGAATATTACTTCTctcatttaacccattcactcagtgatgaagtgggcagccaccaatccAGCACCTCGGGAGTACTGTGTAGAGACGATAcattgctcaggggtacctcaagGTACCAAATTTCAAAATTGGTGGTTTTGAACCCCTGACCTTCCAATCATGAGGCGaacactctacctactgagttACCTCTGCTCTTTTGTCTCTTGCGTCTTTTATTTTATAGCCCTTGATAGTCCTCTATAGATAGAGGCTAACAGCAACGCAGTAGGAGGCATGCGTTAGCCCATCAGGCACTGAACTCATTTGACCTGACTTTGACCTCCCCAACATAAATTGACGCAATTGGGGTACCTAGAGGTGTCAATGTTGCAGTATGCTTGTGTGACTACTAGATAACTATAGGGGCAGTCCCCTTAAGGGAACGCCTTTATAATGAACAAACTGAGAAAGTGCTCCTCAGATCCACTTAGTGCTTGCCGTGGCTGCATGTAGTGGGATCTCCCAATGCGCACTGGTAATAAAGCTTTGATAAAAGGATACTACAGCCTCATCTGACTCTTCTTCTCCAGCTGTGATATTAAAGGATCGGTGAGGTCAAGAAAGTTACCTTGACAGTCCCCACAGCTTCCCCAGAGGCTGAAATGGCCTGATAGCCTGGGAGCTCAGCCTGGCCGTCTCAGCTTCCCATCTCCCCTGAGAGCTCAGGCAAATCAACCCAGCGAACTCCATCTTCTGCTAGAAGCTTTTGTGAGTTTATTCAGCCAGCTGTGGACTTCATTTTGCTGTTGCTGCCTGAGCAGAGCACATGCTGTTCAGTCCTCAGGGGCTGCTGTGCCGCTGTCTGGTCCTGCGCCGTCTGGTCTGTGTCCAGCATGGCCTGCTCATCTACGTCCACATCCAGCACGGCCTGCTTGTCCACGTCCACAACCATCGGTTGGCATCTGCGACGCCATGGGCGGCCACCTGAACTGTGGTGCCACCACTGTTTCCTGTGTGGTCGGCCTCCAGACCTGTTTCCTCACTGCCGCTGCTTTCCACGTGGTCAGCCTCCAGACCTGCTCTTGCCTGGACTTATGTGCTGTTGACCTCTGGGTTGGCCCCCTGAACTGCCCTTTTATGTATTGTGCCGTTGGCCTTCAGGTTGGCCTCctgatttgatttgttttgcaCTCCTGTGCCGTCAACCTCTGAGTCGTCCCCATGAGCTCTTCTGTTTTGTACTGTTTTGTTCGAGCCCTCCTTCCTGGACTCCCCACCACCAGCCCGGGTTGGGTTGGTATTGGTGTTTCAGTTATTGTAATTATGTTCCTTGATTATTGTTCTAGTTTTGATTCCCGTCGTCTCATTATGTctgattagtcccagctgtgtttcctcctgTTCCCCATCCTCTCGTTATCCTGCCTGTGTATTATAGTCCTCAGTCTTCACCTGCCTGTTGTCGCATCATATCCTCTCCgtgctgtgtgtttcctccATGCTCCGAGTATTTTCGTAGTTCAAGTTTAGTTACCTAGTTTTTGTTTCTAGTTGCTTGTTTCTGTTTAAGTTTTAAttgaggagtttttttttccatcaaatAAAGCTGCCATTTCAAGTTTACTTCCCCGAGTGTGTTGCAAACATAACAAGCCTGAGTTAGAAAAGAAAGTTGCTAACCGCCATCTGGGGTCAGACTGATGCTTTTGGTTTTGTTAAGCCAGCTAACTCAAAGAAAGCATGGCTGTGCTGAACCTCCGTCATAGCGCAGACCTCCGACCCTGGTATTGCTGAACTTTTACTGAATACTTTAGTTGGAGTTGGTTGGTGTTGGTACCAGGTGTTAGGTCAGAAGTTTTCACGCTTCATCACAGGTATTGCTAAAATTTCATCGGTTTTACTTTGAGGAAATATTTTTTGCTGTATCTGGAGTCAGTAATTAAGATGCAAGTCTATTTGTGGATGTTGCTGTAATTTGAGCTGCCGTTAGATTCAGTTGTTATCTTAGTTGCAGACAGTGCTGACTTTTACAGAAACTAGGACAGAGGACACAACAAAGTT
Proteins encoded:
- the LOC134623693 gene encoding uncharacterized protein LOC134623693 is translated as MVVDVDKQAVLDVDVDEQAMLDTDQTAQDQTAAQQPLRTEQHVLCSVHIIPSITEQPVKSLGKLFDSSLKDSTAIQKANEELGAWLIKVDKSGLPGRFKAWIYQHSILPRILWPLLVYTVPITTVESLERKISGFLRKWLGLPRSLTSAALYGASNSLQLPFSGLTEEFKVARTREALQYRDSKDCKVASAGIEVRTGRKWKAEKAVEVAESRLRQKTLVGVLATGGAGLGYFPKAQVSRAQGKERHQLLQEEVRAGVEEERVSRAVGLKRQGAWTRWESTLQRKVTWANIMQADFHRIRFLVQAVYDTLPSPANLHLWGKSETPVSPLCSGRGTLEHLLSSCPRALADGRYRWRHDQVLRVVAEKIVSAISTSKHHHAPRKAISFIKAGEKPQVRPNLTSGLLNTASDWQLQADLGKQLKFPQNIAKTSLRPDMIIISEASKQLIMLELTVPWEERIEEANERKRGKYQELVQECRGRGWKTFYEPIEVGCRGFAGRSLCKVLGQLGVAGAAKKRAIQAVSEAAEKATRWLWIKRADPWVATGTQVGA